The Pyrodictium delaneyi genome contains a region encoding:
- a CDS encoding serine protein kinase RIO, with protein MKDKDLFETVEEVWDRQTLLAAYEVMRRLRLDRFAGVLSAGKEARVYRAIGRDGREYAVKIYLTVTAEFRKSIQKYLLGDPRFENVDTSNTKKLFFAWARKEFRNLKRMYEAGVRVPQPYLVYQNIIVMEFIGRDGLRAPTLHEIRHEIEPDEAEQLAWEALEQYTRIYCCARLVHADYSEYNLMYIDGKLYVIDVAQAVALKHPNAEDFLRHDVENIYRFFAKQLGVELPEPEELLERVKACRIQCPEKRSE; from the coding sequence TTGAAGGATAAGGATCTCTTCGAGACTGTGGAGGAGGTCTGGGACCGGCAGACGCTTCTCGCAGCCTACGAGGTCATGAGGCGGCTCCGGCTAGATCGGTTCGCGGGCGTGCTGAGCGCGGGTAAGGAGGCCCGGGTCTACCGGGCGATCGGGAGGGATGGCCGCGAATACGCTGTCAAGATATACCTCACTGTGACGGCGGAGTTCCGGAAGAGTATACAGAAGTACCTGCTCGGCGACCCCCGATTCGAGAACGTAGACACGAGCAACACTAAGAAGTTATTCTTCGCCTGGGCTAGGAAGGAGTTCCGCAACCTTAAGAGGATGTATGAGGCCGGCGTCCGGGTACCTCAGCCCTACCTAGTCTACCAGAACATCATAGTCATGGAGTTTATTGGCCGCGATGGGCTCCGGGCGCCGACGCTCCACGAGATAAGGCACGAGATCGAGCCGGATGAGGCCGAGCAGCTGGCCTGGGAAGCCCTAGAGCAGTACACACGGATATACTGCTGCGCTAGACTCGTTCATGCCGACTACAGCGAGTATAATTTAATGTATATCGACGGTAAACTCTATGTCATCGATGTAGCGCAAGCGGTGGCTCTGAAGCATCCTAATGCTGAGGACTTTCTTCGCCACGACGTGGAGAACATATACAGGTTCTTCGCTAAGCAGCTAGGAGTGGAGCTGCCCGAACCAGAGGAGTTGCTAGAGCGGGTGAAAGCATGCAGGATACAGTGCCCCGAGAAGAGAAGCGAGTAG
- a CDS encoding KH domain-containing protein has protein sequence MQDTVPREEKRVEQKAAVPGLLRLYAKLPPERVGVLIGEGGKVKTEIMKRTRTKITVDSTTGMVIIEPESPDVPPFMVMKAQEIVKAIAYGFSPERAMRLLDDDQILVVVDLKQYVGDAPNHLQRVKGRIIGEKGKARKTIEEMTGTYISIYDNYVAIIGDFETANIAKQAIEMLIQGRQHSTVYRFLERTMFKVRRSRMTQLWEQPF, from the coding sequence ATGCAGGATACAGTGCCCCGAGAAGAGAAGCGAGTAGAGCAGAAGGCTGCTGTGCCGGGCCTGCTAAGGCTCTACGCTAAGCTGCCCCCAGAGCGGGTAGGCGTACTCATAGGCGAGGGAGGTAAGGTCAAGACCGAGATAATGAAGCGGACCCGCACCAAGATAACTGTGGACAGCACCACGGGCATGGTGATAATCGAGCCGGAGTCCCCGGACGTACCACCCTTCATGGTGATGAAGGCCCAGGAGATAGTGAAGGCCATAGCCTACGGGTTTAGCCCGGAGAGGGCGATGAGGCTACTCGATGACGACCAGATACTAGTAGTAGTGGACCTCAAGCAGTACGTGGGAGACGCGCCTAACCACCTCCAGAGAGTGAAGGGCAGGATTATAGGCGAGAAGGGGAAGGCCCGGAAGACCATAGAGGAGATGACTGGCACATACATCTCGATATACGATAACTACGTCGCCATAATAGGTGACTTCGAGACAGCAAACATAGCAAAGCAAGCAATAGAAATGCTCATCCAGGGCCGACAACACAGCACAGTCTACAGGTTCCTGGAGCGTACAATGTTCAAGGTACGCAGAAGCCGCATGACCCAGCTCTGGGAGCAGCCCTTCTAG